From the Ammospiza caudacuta isolate bAmmCau1 chromosome 24, bAmmCau1.pri, whole genome shotgun sequence genome, one window contains:
- the KCNA10 gene encoding potassium voltage-gated channel subfamily A member 10, whose product MMDVASWKEMEVALVSFDNADQIVEDPCYSNDLSPAGQSRKGHPSCANLLSNLRILINSENANNETIFSRFSAEFSDHLVGERVGMDEGDQRVIINIAGLRFETRLKTLDQFPETLLGDPEKRMRYFDSMRNEYFFDRNRPSFDGILYYYQSGGKIRRPANVPIDVFADEITFYELGDEAMDQFREDEGFIKDPETLLPTNDFHRQFWLLFEYPESSSAARGVALVSVLVIVISIIIFCMETLPEFREEREFRSTQELSRNMTDTLVSHSTFTDPFFVIETACIVWFSFELFVRFIVCPSKTEFFRNIMNIIDIVSIIPYFVTLTTELIQQSELNGQQNMSLAILRIIRLVRVFRIFKLSRHSKGLQILGQTLKASMRELGLLIFFLFIGVILFSSAVYFAEVDEPQSHFSSIPDGFWWAVVTMTTVGYGDMCPTTLGGKIVGTLCAIAGVLTIALPVPVIVSNFNYFYHRETENEEKQMLPGEVERLLASVATGNGSMESLNKTNGGYPRDKAKK is encoded by the coding sequence ATGATGGACGTGGCCAGTTGGAAGGAGATGGAGGTGGCACTAGTCAGTTTTGACAACGCTGATCAGATCGTGGAGGACCCCTGCTACTCCAACGACCTCAGCCCCGCCGGGCAGTCGCGCAAGGGCCACCCCAGCTGCGCCAACCTGCTGTCCAACCTGCGCATCCTCATCAACAGTGAGAATGCCAACAATGAGACCATCTTCTCCAGGTTCTCCGCCGAGTTCAGCGACCACCTGGTGGGAGAGAGGGTGGGCATGGATGAGGGGGACCAACGAGTCATCATCAACATCGCTGGGCTGAGGTTTGAGACGCGGCTCAAGACCCTGGACCAGTTCCCCGAGACCTTGCTCGGGGACCCGGAAAAGAGGATGCGTTACTTCGACTCCATGAGGAATGAATATTTCTTTGACAGGAACAGGCCCAGTTTTGATGGGATCCTGTACTATTACCAGTCTGGGGGGAAAATACGGCGCCCAGCCAATGTCCCCATTGACGTCTTTGCTGATGAAATCACCTTCTATGAGCTGGGTGATGAAGCCATGGACCAGTTCCGGGAGGATGAAGGGTTCATCAAGGATCCTGAGACCCTCTTACCAACCAATGACTTTCACAGGCAGTTCTGGCTGCTCTTTGAGTACCCTGAGAGCTCCAGTGCAGCCAGAGGCGTAGCTTTAGTCTCCGTCCTGGTCATTGTCATCTCCATCATCATCTTCTGCATGGAGACCCTGCCGGAGTTCCGGGAGGAGAGGGAGTTCAGGTCCACCCAGGAGCTTTCTAGGAATATGACAGACACTTTGGTGTCCCACAGCACCTTCACAGACCCTTTCTTCGTCATAGAGACCGCCTGCATCGTCTGGTTCTCCTTTGAGCTCTTTGTCCGGTTCATCGTGTGCCCCAGCAAGACCGAGTTCTTCAGGAACATCATGAACATCATCGACATCGTGTCCATCATCCCCTACTTTGTGACACTCACCACCGAGCTGATCCAGCAGAGCGAACTCAACGGGCAGCAGAACATGTCCCTGGCCATCCTGCGCATCATCCGCCTCGTCAGGGTCTTCCGCATCTTCAAGCTCTCCCGGCACTCCAAGGGGCTGCAGATCCTGGGGCAGACCCTCAAGGCCAGcatgagggagctgggcttgctcatcttcttcctcttcatcgGCGTCATCCTCTTCTCCAGCGCCGTTTACTTCGCGGAAGTCGACGAGCCGCAGTCCCACTTCTCCAGCATCCCCGATGGCTTCTGGTGGGCCGTGGTCACCATGACCACCGTGGGCTACGGGGACATGTGTCCCACCACGCTGGGCGGCAAGATCGTGGGGACGCTGTGCGCCATCGCGGGCGTGCTGACCATCGCCCTGCCCGTGCCCGTCATCGTCTCCAACTTCAATTATTTCTACCACCGGGAGACGGAGAACGAGGAGAAGCAGATGTTGCCCGGGGAGGTGGAGCGGCTGCTGGCCAGCGTGGCCACGGGCAACGGCAGCATGGAGTCACTCAATAAGACCAATGGGGGTTACCCTCGAGACAAGGCCAAAAAATGA